In Pedobacter sp. SL55, the following proteins share a genomic window:
- the ruvA gene encoding Holliday junction branch migration protein RuvA, with the protein MYAYIDGKLTFKCPTYIVVEAAGVGYHINISLNTYAALGSAERCKIYTWLHVKEDAHTLYGFADEGERKLFLHLISVSGIGPTTCRMMLSSITPAEIQQAIVNADVALIQKIKGIGAKSAQRIVLELQDKLKKEGIESLILMPVHNTIKDEALSALIMLGFGKQVADKALENVIKKADGELTVEQMIKQALKNL; encoded by the coding sequence ATGTACGCTTATATTGATGGTAAACTTACGTTTAAATGCCCAACTTATATTGTTGTAGAAGCAGCTGGAGTGGGCTATCACATCAATATATCGCTTAATACTTATGCTGCTTTAGGTAGCGCAGAGCGATGCAAAATCTACACTTGGTTGCATGTAAAAGAAGATGCGCATACGCTTTACGGCTTTGCCGATGAAGGAGAACGCAAGTTGTTCCTGCATTTAATTTCGGTTTCGGGCATTGGCCCAACCACTTGCCGTATGATGCTCTCTTCTATTACGCCAGCAGAAATACAACAGGCAATTGTAAATGCAGATGTAGCATTGATACAAAAAATAAAAGGAATAGGAGCTAAATCTGCGCAGCGTATAGTATTAGAGCTGCAAGATAAATTGAAAAAAGAAGGCATAGAATCATTAATTTTAATGCCTGTTCACAATACAATTAAAGATGAAGCGTTATCTGCTTTGATCATGCTTGGCTTTGGCAAACAGGTAGCAGATAAAGCATTAGAAAATGTGATTAAAAAAGCTGACGGTGAACTTACTGTTGAGCAAATGATCAAACAAGCTTTGAAGAATTTATAA
- a CDS encoding VanZ family protein yields MSSIKALKYQRWAILWAVVTLVLCNIDLSKASHTSGFFFTGFDKLAHLGFFYVLTILLFYGKIKYQHNYSFRSLTIFKIIMISVVIGGGIELLQWKMFTYRSAEWWDFACDMIGCLMGVFSYVLLHRSNYNEDKV; encoded by the coding sequence ATGTCAAGTATTAAAGCACTAAAGTACCAACGTTGGGCCATACTTTGGGCAGTTGTAACTTTAGTGCTTTGTAATATAGATTTATCTAAAGCAAGCCACACATCTGGTTTTTTCTTTACCGGTTTCGATAAGCTTGCCCACCTCGGCTTCTTTTATGTACTTACCATTTTACTATTCTACGGAAAAATAAAATACCAGCACAATTATAGCTTCCGCTCGCTCACTATCTTCAAAATCATCATGATATCTGTAGTTATTGGCGGAGGCATAGAATTGCTACAATGGAAAATGTTTACCTATCGTTCTGCAGAGTGGTGGGATTTTGCTTGTGATATGATAGGCTGTTTAATGGGCGTGTTTAGTTATGTACTTTTGCATCGATCAAATTACAATGAAGACAAGGTTTAA
- a CDS encoding outer membrane beta-barrel family protein, translated as MNKHLQRFLLLAIFCLANIAFAQAQGTVSGKVLNQKDKQPIDYASIAIKKLSADSAVVGSTSTGATGSFSVGNIATGKYRLYVVYLGLKSINKDFELTAAKPSINFGELLMEDTGVTLQGVEIKGETPPVVVKKDTLEINASTLKVKENSVVEDLLKKVPGVEVAKDGTVTTQGETIKRVRVDGKDFMGNDPLLATRNLPADMVDKIQIIDDMSEQSKFSGVDDGNREKILNIVTKNGVKNKGYIGNTTVGYGTDERHDVNINLNRFDGSQRITLLGQFNNVNKQNFGGGVGGGGGGRGQMFGGGGGQQQQGITTTSAGGIDFADTFDDGMQFNGSYFFNKTSLFNTNVSSTQRFLSNNRTTTSLENSESTTERLNHRLNFMIDTKLDSATSIRIQPNISYTDNSANSFSSYDRMNTAGNAVGTQNLITGSKAPSISNNLLLRRKFLRRGRTLSLNVNTNINDSEADNFNKNPETLDGLPNRNLDQLTNNNVNSFSNTARLVYTEPLSKTLSLEFNLQNVYMHDNRQRLVYDFNNGTQQYDVVNIDYSNEFENTTWTNALGFSLNKNEKKYNWNVGVAGQLTNRTNDNLTTGFLFKQDFFNITPSAQFRYNFSNSKRLNVRYDGRTNQPSIDQIQPVRDNTNTQTVPLGNPNLKPSFSNNLRIFYNNFDFASYRTLFLGAFITQTFNDFGNAQREITEAGEDLGKIENGYVNVKGNYSANLFGSLGLPIIKGNKLNFQMNGGLSASQGTNVTEGLENVTKSIGLRNGYKLVSNMDKLDLIAGVSGRWDRSNYTIGQTTNFYTLSPNIDISYMFPGNIRLQTDVTYNSLTGRGAANADYTQVNAYISRQFFKNKGTFKLSVNDLFNENTGVIRNANANAIVDQNFNVLKRYFMFSFTYALSTIAGMSPQQQQGRGPGNFRMGGPGRM; from the coding sequence ATGAACAAACATTTACAACGATTTTTATTATTGGCCATTTTTTGCCTTGCCAATATTGCTTTTGCACAAGCGCAGGGTACTGTTAGTGGAAAAGTATTAAATCAAAAAGACAAGCAACCAATAGACTATGCTTCTATTGCTATCAAAAAATTAAGCGCAGATTCTGCCGTAGTAGGCTCTACCTCTACAGGCGCTACCGGATCTTTCTCGGTTGGTAACATTGCAACTGGTAAATACAGGTTATATGTAGTTTACTTAGGTTTAAAAAGCATCAATAAAGATTTCGAATTAACAGCAGCTAAGCCTAGCATTAACTTTGGCGAGCTTTTAATGGAAGATACCGGGGTTACCTTACAAGGCGTAGAAATTAAAGGAGAAACGCCACCTGTAGTAGTTAAAAAAGATACTTTGGAGATCAATGCATCTACTTTAAAAGTTAAAGAGAACTCGGTAGTAGAAGATTTATTGAAAAAAGTACCAGGAGTTGAAGTAGCTAAGGATGGTACAGTAACAACCCAAGGAGAAACCATTAAAAGAGTAAGGGTAGATGGTAAAGATTTTATGGGTAACGATCCGTTGTTGGCCACCAGAAATTTACCTGCTGATATGGTAGATAAAATCCAGATCATCGATGACATGTCTGAGCAATCCAAATTCTCCGGTGTTGATGATGGTAACCGTGAAAAGATTTTGAACATCGTGACTAAAAATGGGGTTAAAAATAAAGGTTACATTGGTAACACTACCGTAGGTTATGGTACAGACGAACGTCATGATGTTAACATTAACCTTAACCGTTTTGATGGTTCGCAAAGGATTACCCTTTTAGGTCAGTTCAATAACGTGAACAAACAGAACTTTGGTGGCGGTGTTGGAGGCGGCGGTGGTGGCCGTGGTCAAATGTTTGGCGGTGGTGGTGGCCAACAGCAACAAGGCATTACCACAACCAGTGCGGGTGGTATAGACTTTGCCGATACTTTTGACGATGGTATGCAATTTAACGGTAGTTATTTCTTTAACAAAACTTCATTGTTTAATACCAATGTTTCTAGCACGCAAAGGTTTTTAAGCAATAATAGAACAACTACCAGTTTAGAAAATTCAGAAAGTACTACCGAGCGGTTAAATCATCGTTTAAACTTTATGATTGACACTAAATTAGACTCGGCAACTTCAATTAGGATACAGCCAAATATTTCTTATACGGATAATAGTGCCAATAGTTTCAGTAGTTACGACAGGATGAATACTGCAGGAAATGCGGTGGGTACGCAGAATTTAATTACTGGTTCTAAGGCTCCATCAATTAGTAACAACTTGTTGCTAAGAAGAAAGTTTCTTCGCCGCGGACGTACACTTTCCTTAAATGTAAACACGAATATCAACGATAGCGAAGCAGATAATTTCAATAAAAATCCGGAAACGCTAGATGGCCTTCCAAACAGAAATTTAGATCAACTAACTAACAACAATGTAAACTCCTTTAGTAATACCGCTAGATTGGTGTATACAGAGCCTTTATCTAAAACTTTAAGTTTAGAGTTTAACTTGCAAAATGTTTATATGCACGATAATAGACAGCGCTTAGTTTACGATTTCAATAACGGAACTCAGCAGTATGACGTGGTAAATATAGATTATAGCAATGAGTTCGAAAACACAACCTGGACCAATGCCCTAGGTTTTAGTTTAAACAAAAACGAGAAGAAATACAATTGGAATGTAGGCGTAGCCGGACAGCTAACCAACAGAACAAACGATAACCTAACCACGGGCTTTTTATTCAAACAGGATTTTTTTAATATTACTCCTTCGGCACAGTTTAGGTATAACTTTAGTAACTCTAAACGTTTAAATGTGCGTTACGATGGTAGAACTAACCAGCCAAGTATTGATCAAATACAACCGGTAAGAGATAACACCAACACGCAAACGGTACCATTAGGTAATCCAAACTTGAAACCTTCATTCTCTAATAATTTAAGAATTTTCTATAATAATTTTGATTTCGCCAGTTACCGTACTTTGTTTTTAGGCGCATTTATTACGCAAACATTTAATGATTTTGGTAATGCACAAAGAGAAATTACCGAGGCAGGAGAAGATTTAGGAAAGATTGAAAATGGCTACGTAAATGTTAAAGGAAATTACAGCGCAAACTTATTTGGTAGCTTAGGTTTGCCAATTATTAAAGGCAATAAATTAAACTTTCAAATGAACGGTGGTTTGTCTGCAAGTCAGGGCACCAACGTTACCGAAGGTTTAGAAAATGTAACCAAATCTATTGGCTTAAGAAATGGCTATAAATTGGTTTCTAACATGGATAAATTAGATTTAATTGCAGGTGTTTCTGGTAGATGGGATCGTAGCAATTATACCATTGGCCAAACTACCAACTTTTATACCTTATCGCCAAATATCGACATCAGTTATATGTTCCCTGGAAATATCCGTTTGCAAACAGATGTTACTTACAATAGCTTAACTGGAAGAGGTGCAGCAAATGCAGATTACACGCAGGTAAATGCATACATTAGCCGTCAGTTTTTCAAAAACAAAGGCACATTTAAGCTTTCGGTAAACGATTTGTTTAACGAAAATACGGGCGTTATTCGTAATGCAAATGCCAACGCTATTGTTGATCAGAACTTTAACGTGTTGAAACGTTATTTCATGTTCTCATTCACTTATGCGTTAAGTACCATTGCAGGTATGAGCCCGCAACAGCAACAAGGCAGAGGCCCAGGCAATTTTAGAATGGGTGGCCCGGGTAGAATGTAG
- the gcvH gene encoding glycine cleavage system protein GcvH gives MNFPSELKYTKDHEWVSVSGNEATIGITDFAQRELGDIVYIDINTVGAEVAAEEVFGTVEAVKTVSDLFMPVAGTVSEFNAALNDNPELVNSDPYGQGWMVKVTLTNATDVDGLLSADEYKALIGA, from the coding sequence ATGAACTTTCCATCAGAGTTAAAATACACAAAAGACCACGAGTGGGTTTCGGTATCAGGTAACGAAGCAACCATTGGTATTACTGATTTTGCGCAGAGAGAACTAGGAGATATTGTTTACATCGATATCAATACTGTAGGTGCAGAAGTTGCAGCAGAAGAAGTGTTTGGTACTGTAGAAGCAGTAAAAACAGTTTCAGATCTTTTTATGCCAGTTGCTGGTACAGTTAGCGAGTTTAATGCGGCATTAAATGATAATCCAGAGCTGGTAAACTCAGATCCTTATGGACAAGGATGGATGGTTAAAGTAACTTTAACTAATGCTACTGATGTAGATGGTTTACTTAGTGCAGACGAATATAAAGCGTTAATTGGCGCTTAA
- the sprA gene encoding cell surface protein SprA, with translation MKKIFGGTTIDIQPSGEAELTFLGRINKNENPLFNERQRVQSNFDFTQRIQMDVVGNIGTKMKIKMNYNTEAQFDFENQIKLDYTGGPDDIIRRIEAGNVSLPLNTSLITGTQALFGIKTQLQFGKLGLTTVFTQQKSQSKQIEISNGAQQSEYRVSGSEYEANKHYFLAQYFRDQYNRAQRTPPTVLSPVNITKVEVWITNKTGNTTDSRDVIGFADLAEYAPHNPNFTRTRTDSLPSGFNNSTFPTQSNNLLATIPPGARLSNSNDLLQFFQGSGSTDNFAKITYARKLTDREFTMHPQLGYISLNVQLNTDELLAVAYRYTYNGQEFQVGEFSTDVPFDQATPNVLFAKLLKNETTKPNLPIWDLMMKNIYNIGGYQISNQNFKLDIFRVDETAGVERAVITEGARTTNKIWLQAVALDRLNQQKERKPDGVFDFEAQSSPFASSQSNVGTTNNPTFGTGTSATSLTNTISGYVTIDPQNGRIIFPVIEPFGKDLAGQFVSTETNLIDKYTYPQLYDSTKVVAQQNFPGKDRYIIKGHYQSEISSEFSLNAINVPEGSVKVFMGSIPLVEGNDYTVDYMSGRVKILNTALLSSGQSIRISTENNELFGLQQRSLFGIRGDYRVNNKLNIGGTFMNLTERPITPKVNFGEEPISNSIWGMDVNYTSSSRFLTKLVDKLPLISTKEKSNITFYGEFAQLVPGHPSALNMGGSKGGTSYIDDFEASRSVIDLKSAIAWQISGTPQLFSEGSPSLTPSLSYGYNRAKIAFYNIDPLFYGRGGQGQIPAGLRNDKNELSNHYVREVLETEVFPFKQISTGQAITLQTLDLAYYPMLRGPYNFATTGFNADGTLQNPRSRWGGLMRRVDVNDFEANNIEYVELWMMDPFMYKPGSQGGDLYFNIGNISEDILKDGRKSIENGLPAGDDPTKYDETIWGRVAKLQPVVQVFDNDPNVRRAQDVGLDGLSNANERAKFQSEINQIKALLNPGAAAAFENDPSSDDYAYFRGGALDQENAGILKRYMNFNGLEGNSKTSQQSQQELGLENSASTALPDGEDVNRDNNMTQSDEYFQYKVSIRPGDLQVGQGFVTDKVVSSVKLANGQTQNATWYQIRIPLAQYERAMGGIQDFKSIRFVRMFMTEFADTAVLRFAKIQFVRGEWRQYNTKNESNKVIADPALGLTPPADNSILELGTVNIEENGRRTPIPYVVPPGIERERDFSNYRGDTRQNEQSLSLIVKDLRDGYGRAAFKTGINDFRSYKRLEMYVHLEADGVHNLENNDLSAFLRIGTDNDDNYYEYNKPLRVTQPGTSDPYAIWPEDNKLDIALELFQKAKVARNNARLGAGPWPINQPFRYSDGVNTIIVKGQPDMSKVRVYMLGVKNPLQGAVGSPTNDDGLAKYAQVWFNELRLTEFDERGGWAATARMSMKLADFADVNVSGTKSTVGFGSIDSKVSERSRADHTAFDISSNMELGKFLPKNSGVKVPMFVSYSKQVATPQFDPRTPDIELSKALDASNKAQRDSILNFAQDYTTRSSLAFTNVRKDRVKEDAKVRLWDIENFNVSYAQSKLSHRDFINQSTIQNTYKASLAYNYSYNSKSYQPFDKLIKSNTLKLLKDFNFSLLPNAINFRIDFDRFYSENTLRNNDPNNYIPINTTFNKNFQVTRVYGIAWDLTKSLSLDFDATNYSIIDEPEGRINGLKSDTLWNNLKSLGRTTDYNHSLNVRYNWPINKIPGMDWMTVATTYGTTFTWQTEALSTLNDPTIDLGNTIQNSRTIQVNPTLNMASLYNKFGFIRRTLNNRDTVFKFSNFMVGLLTSIKNVNVAYTQTKGTFLPGYLPKTKFFGIDDVSGAPGLGFVFGSQRDIRLMAVNNGWITTDENQMQLYVNTLREDFQLTSTIEPLKDLKVTLTASKNRTLNYSTNFKYDVPSGGFTNLSPNTTGDYSISTITFGTAFKDKSGSTLSGVFNEFMNNRSVISRRLGARNPNSGGVTAGYANGYDKSSQDVVVLSFLAAYTGKDANSSSLNALPKIPLPNWRLTYSGLTKYPFIADRFSEMSLRHGYRSVYSVNGFNSLLRYEEVDGFASSKDVNGNFLPLYQFAQVSIAEQFAPLVGIDTRLKNNMTLNFEINKTRLLGLSLSNSQLAHLSENNVVFGLGYRTTKFRFPFGLFKQLKMDNNMDFKLDISVRDNKTVIYRADIVEAEVSSGAKNITLRPSVDYVLNQRFNVRLFYDSNITKPYTSQSFNTSFSNFGFSLRATLN, from the coding sequence TTGAAAAAGATTTTTGGTGGTACCACCATTGATATACAGCCGAGCGGCGAGGCAGAGCTTACCTTTTTAGGGCGCATCAATAAGAACGAAAACCCTTTGTTTAACGAACGGCAACGGGTGCAAAGTAATTTTGATTTTACACAACGTATCCAAATGGATGTGGTAGGTAACATTGGTACCAAAATGAAAATCAAGATGAACTACAATACCGAAGCGCAGTTTGATTTTGAGAACCAAATTAAGTTAGACTACACTGGCGGTCCTGACGATATCATCAGAAGAATTGAGGCAGGTAACGTGAGTTTGCCTTTAAATACTTCGTTAATTACTGGTACACAAGCCTTGTTCGGTATTAAAACGCAGTTGCAATTTGGTAAACTGGGTTTAACTACAGTTTTTACGCAGCAAAAATCTCAATCTAAGCAAATAGAAATTAGCAACGGTGCACAGCAAAGCGAGTACCGTGTAAGTGGTAGCGAGTACGAAGCTAACAAACACTATTTCTTGGCGCAGTATTTTAGAGACCAATACAACAGAGCGCAAAGAACCCCGCCAACAGTGTTATCGCCAGTAAATATTACCAAAGTAGAGGTTTGGATTACCAACAAGACTGGTAACACTACAGACTCTAGAGACGTGATCGGTTTTGCAGACTTGGCCGAGTACGCACCTCATAACCCAAATTTTACCCGTACCAGAACGGATAGTTTACCTTCTGGTTTTAACAACAGTACCTTCCCAACGCAATCAAATAATTTATTGGCAACCATCCCACCAGGCGCAAGGTTGTCTAATAGTAACGATTTACTTCAATTTTTTCAGGGCTCTGGTTCTACAGATAACTTTGCTAAAATTACCTATGCCCGTAAACTTACCGATAGGGAGTTTACCATGCACCCACAGTTAGGGTATATCTCTTTAAATGTTCAGTTAAATACAGACGAGTTGTTGGCGGTAGCTTATCGTTACACTTACAATGGCCAGGAGTTTCAGGTGGGCGAGTTTTCTACCGATGTACCTTTTGACCAAGCAACCCCAAATGTTTTATTCGCAAAGCTATTAAAGAACGAAACTACCAAACCCAACTTGCCAATTTGGGATTTGATGATGAAAAACATTTATAACATTGGCGGTTATCAAATCAGTAATCAGAACTTTAAACTAGATATTTTTAGGGTAGACGAAACTGCTGGCGTAGAGCGTGCCGTAATTACAGAAGGAGCTAGAACTACCAATAAGATTTGGCTACAAGCGGTAGCTTTAGATAGGTTAAATCAGCAGAAAGAGCGCAAGCCCGATGGTGTTTTTGATTTTGAAGCCCAAAGTAGCCCCTTTGCTTCGTCGCAAAGTAATGTAGGAACTACCAATAATCCAACTTTTGGTACAGGTACTTCGGCTACCTCGTTAACCAATACCATCAGCGGTTATGTAACTATAGACCCACAAAACGGTCGTATTATTTTTCCAGTAATAGAGCCGTTTGGTAAAGATTTGGCTGGTCAGTTTGTTTCTACAGAAACCAATTTGATAGATAAGTATACCTATCCGCAATTGTACGACTCTACTAAAGTGGTGGCCCAACAAAATTTCCCTGGTAAAGATAGATATATCATTAAAGGACACTACCAATCAGAGATTTCTTCAGAATTTAGCTTAAACGCCATCAATGTGCCAGAAGGTTCGGTAAAGGTGTTTATGGGCAGTATTCCTTTGGTAGAGGGTAACGATTATACGGTAGATTACATGAGCGGTCGTGTAAAAATCTTAAATACAGCACTATTGAGCTCTGGCCAGTCTATCCGTATTTCTACAGAAAACAATGAGCTTTTTGGCTTGCAGCAGCGTTCTTTATTTGGTATTCGCGGAGATTATCGCGTAAATAACAAATTAAATATCGGTGGTACTTTTATGAACCTTACCGAGCGGCCAATTACGCCGAAAGTAAACTTTGGGGAAGAACCTATTTCCAACTCTATTTGGGGAATGGATGTAAACTATACCTCTTCGTCTAGGTTTTTAACTAAACTGGTAGATAAACTTCCTTTAATTTCTACTAAGGAGAAATCTAACATTACCTTTTATGGCGAATTTGCACAGTTAGTTCCGGGCCATCCGTCTGCATTAAACATGGGAGGCAGCAAAGGAGGTACCAGTTACATTGATGATTTTGAGGCCTCTCGCTCGGTAATAGATTTAAAAAGTGCCATTGCTTGGCAAATTTCTGGTACACCGCAATTATTTTCCGAAGGTTCGCCTAGTTTAACACCAAGCTTATCTTATGGTTACAATAGGGCTAAAATAGCTTTCTATAACATCGATCCGCTTTTTTACGGTAGGGGCGGACAAGGACAAATACCAGCCGGTTTGCGTAACGATAAGAACGAACTTTCTAACCACTATGTGAGAGAAGTTTTAGAAACTGAAGTTTTCCCGTTTAAACAAATCAGTACAGGGCAGGCCATTACACTACAAACTTTAGATTTGGCTTATTACCCAATGCTAAGAGGCCCTTATAACTTTGCCACTACAGGTTTTAATGCAGACGGAACTTTGCAAAACCCGAGAAGCAGATGGGGAGGTTTAATGCGCAGGGTAGACGTAAACGATTTTGAAGCCAACAACATTGAGTATGTAGAGCTTTGGATGATGGATCCGTTTATGTACAAGCCAGGCTCACAAGGTGGAGATCTATATTTTAACATCGGTAATATTTCTGAAGATATTCTAAAAGATGGGCGTAAATCTATTGAAAATGGTTTGCCAGCTGGAGACGATCCAACCAAATACGACGAAACCATTTGGGGTAGGGTAGCCAAGCTACAGCCGGTGGTACAGGTTTTTGATAACGATCCAAATGTAAGGCGTGCACAAGATGTGGGTTTAGATGGTTTGTCTAATGCCAACGAAAGAGCCAAGTTCCAAAGCGAAATTAATCAGATTAAAGCGTTGTTAAATCCTGGTGCGGCTGCGGCTTTCGAGAACGATCCATCATCAGACGATTATGCTTATTTTAGAGGTGGTGCACTAGATCAAGAAAATGCAGGTATCTTAAAGCGCTACATGAATTTTAATGGTTTAGAAGGAAACTCTAAAACCTCGCAACAATCGCAACAAGAGTTAGGATTGGAAAACTCGGCTTCTACGGCCTTGCCAGATGGCGAAGATGTGAACCGTGATAACAACATGACCCAGTCAGACGAATATTTCCAGTATAAGGTTTCTATTCGTCCGGGAGATTTACAGGTAGGGCAAGGTTTTGTTACCGATAAAGTAGTTTCTTCTGTAAAGTTGGCAAACGGGCAAACGCAAAACGCTACTTGGTACCAAATCCGTATTCCTTTGGCTCAGTATGAAAGAGCCATGGGTGGCATTCAAGATTTTAAATCTATCCGCTTTGTAAGAATGTTTATGACCGAGTTTGCGGATACGGCGGTTTTAAGGTTCGCGAAAATACAGTTTGTACGTGGCGAGTGGAGACAGTACAACACCAAAAATGAAAGCAATAAAGTAATTGCCGATCCGGCCTTAGGTTTAACCCCACCAGCAGATAATTCGATTTTAGAACTAGGAACGGTAAATATTGAAGAAAACGGCAGGAGAACACCAATTCCTTATGTGGTGCCTCCAGGTATAGAAAGAGAACGTGATTTTAGTAATTACAGAGGAGATACTCGCCAAAACGAGCAATCGCTATCGCTAATTGTAAAAGATTTACGAGATGGTTATGGTAGGGCGGCTTTTAAAACGGGTATCAACGATTTTAGATCTTATAAACGGTTAGAAATGTATGTCCATTTAGAAGCTGATGGCGTACACAACCTAGAGAACAACGATTTAAGTGCCTTTTTACGGATTGGTACCGATAACGATGATAACTATTACGAGTACAACAAACCTTTGCGAGTAACGCAGCCGGGCACTAGCGATCCGTACGCCATTTGGCCAGAAGATAATAAGTTAGATATTGCACTAGAGTTGTTTCAAAAAGCAAAAGTTGCCCGTAACAATGCTCGCTTGGGTGCTGGTCCGTGGCCAATTAACCAGCCTTTTCGCTATAGCGATGGGGTAAACACCATTATTGTAAAAGGCCAGCCAGACATGAGCAAGGTGCGGGTGTATATGCTTGGGGTTAAAAACCCATTGCAGGGAGCTGTTGGCTCTCCTACCAATGACGATGGTTTAGCCAAATACGCCCAAGTTTGGTTTAACGAATTGCGCTTAACCGAGTTTGATGAGCGTGGCGGCTGGGCAGCAACTGCAAGAATGAGCATGAAACTTGCCGATTTTGCTGATGTGAATGTTTCGGGAACAAAATCTACCGTTGGTTTTGGCTCTATAGATAGCAAAGTGAGCGAACGTAGCAGGGCAGATCATACCGCTTTTGATATTTCTTCGAATATGGAATTGGGCAAGTTTTTGCCTAAAAACAGCGGCGTTAAAGTACCTATGTTTGTGAGCTATTCTAAGCAGGTGGCCACCCCTCAGTTTGATCCTCGTACACCAGATATAGAGTTGTCTAAAGCTTTGGATGCTTCTAACAAAGCACAAAGAGATTCGATACTAAACTTTGCACAAGATTACACCACCCGTAGTAGTTTGGCCTTTACCAATGTGCGTAAAGATAGAGTGAAAGAAGATGCAAAAGTAAGGCTTTGGGATATAGAAAACTTCAATGTTTCTTATGCGCAAAGTAAGTTGTCGCATCGCGATTTTATTAATCAGTCTACCATACAAAATACTTACAAAGCTTCATTAGCTTATAATTATAGCTATAACTCCAAAAGCTATCAGCCATTTGATAAACTAATTAAATCTAATACCTTAAAGTTATTGAAGGATTTCAATTTTTCTTTATTGCCAAATGCCATTAATTTTAGGATAGATTTCGACCGTTTCTACTCAGAAAACACGCTGAGAAACAACGACCCTAACAACTACATTCCAATAAACACCACCTTTAACAAGAATTTTCAGGTAACTAGGGTGTACGGTATTGCTTGGGATTTAACCAAATCACTAAGCTTAGATTTTGATGCCACCAACTACTCTATTATTGATGAACCAGAAGGCCGTATAAATGGCTTGAAAAGCGATACACTTTGGAACAACCTTAAAAGTTTAGGAAGAACCACAGATTATAACCATAGCTTAAATGTAAGATACAACTGGCCAATCAATAAAATTCCGGGTATGGACTGGATGACCGTGGCCACTACTTACGGAACTACCTTTACTTGGCAAACAGAGGCATTGTCTACACTAAATGATCCAACCATTGATTTAGGTAATACCATTCAAAATTCGAGAACTATACAAGTTAACCCAACCTTAAATATGGCTTCGCTATATAATAAGTTTGGCTTTATTAGACGAACACTTAATAATCGAGATACGGTATTTAAGTTTTCGAACTTTATGGTTGGCTTGCTAACCAGTATCAAAAATGTGAACGTTGCTTATACCCAAACAAAAGGAACTTTCTTGCCGGGATATTTGCCTAAAACAAAGTTCTTTGGTATAGACGATGTTAGCGGAGCGCCTGGCTTAGGCTTTGTGTTTGGCAGCCAAAGAGATATCAGGTTAATGGCAGTTAACAACGGCTGGATTACTACCGACGAAAATCAAATGCAATTGTATGTAAATACGCTTCGCGAAGATTTTCAGTTAACGAGCACGATAGAACCGCTAAAAGACTTAAAGGTAACTTTAACAGCGAGTAAAAACCGTACCTTAAACTATTCTACCAACTTTAAATACGACGTGCCTTCTGGCGGATTTACCAATTTAAGTCCAAATACAACGGGCGACTATAGTATCTCTACCATTACTTTTGGTACGGCATTTAAAGATAAAAGCGGCAGCACGCTGTCTGGAGTGTTTAACGAGTTCATGAACAACAGGTCTGTAATTTCACGTAGGTTGGGTGCACGAAATCCCAACTCGGGAGGTGTTACAGCAGGCTATGCAAATGGTTACGATAAGAGCTCGCAAGATGTGGTGGTGCTTTCGTTCTTGGCTGCTTATACAGGTAAAGATGCTAATTCATCTAGCTTAAATGCCTTGCCTAAAATACCGTTGCCAAACTGGCGGTTAACCTATTCTGGCCTAACAAAGTATCCTTTCATTGCCGATCGTTTTTCTGAAATGAGCTTAAGACACGGCTATCGTTCGGTGTATAGCGTAAACGGCTTTAACAGCTTGTTAAGGTACGAAGAGGTTGATGGTTTCGCCAGCAGTAAGGATGTAAATGGTAACTTCTTGCCATTGTATCAATTTGCACAGGTAAGTATTGCCGAGCAGTTTGCGCCTTTGGTTGGTATAGATACGCGTTTAAAAAACAACATGACACTTAACTTCGAGATCAATAAAACCAGATTGCTGGGATTGAGCTTGTCAAATAGTCAATTGGCTCATCTTTCAGAAAATAATGTAGTCTTCGGGTTGGGCTATCGTACTACAAAATTCCGTTTCCCGTTTGGTTTATTTAAGCAGTTAAAAATGGATAACAACATGGACTTTAAGTTGGATATATCAGTTCGTGATAACAAAACGGTAATTTACAGAGCCGATATTGTGGAGGCCGAAGTATCTTCTGGAGCTAAAAATATTACCTTACGTCCAAGTGTAGATTATGTGCTAAACCAACGTTTTAATGTGCGTTTGTTCTACGATTCGAATATTACCAAGCCTTACACTTCGCAATCGTTTAATACCTCGTTCAGTAATTTTGGTTTTAGCTTAAGGGCAACATTAAATTAA